The window GATCTGTCCTCCGGTCTTGTCTTTTTCCAGAACCAGCACTTTATACTTTGCCCTGGCCATGTAAATTGCGGCGGAAAGTCCAGCCGGCCCGGCCCCTACAATGATTAAGTCATAAAACTTCTCGTATCCTCCCATGTTAGAGCAGTCCCACCAGATCCAGGCTCGGCTTCAGTGTTTCTGCTCCCGGCTGCCATTTTGCCGGGCACACCTGATCCCCGTGCTCCGCTACGAACTGGGATGCCTGCACTCTCCTGAACAACTCATCCGCATTTCTTCCCACGTTGCCCGCAATTACTTCATAAGCCACGATTTTCCCTTCTGGATTCACAATAAAGCTTCCTCTTTCAGCCATGCCGTCTGACTCGATCATCACATCAAAATCCCTTGCAAGAGCGCCTGTCGGATCTGCCAGCATCGGATAATTTATTTTCTGAATTGTCTTGGACGCATCATGCCATGCCTTATGTACAAAATGGCTGTCACAAGATACGGAATAAATTTCGCAGCCTATCTTCTGAAATTCCTCATACTTATTCGCCAGGTCTTCCAATTCTGTGGGGCACACAAACGTAAAATCCGCTGGATAAAAGAAAAATACACTCCATTTCCCTAAAATATCCTCTTTTCTTACGGTCTTAAATTCACCACCCCAAAATGCCTGCACTTCAAAATTATTTACCTCTTTGTTGATCATTGACATCTTAAAATCCTCCTATCTTTCTTGTGTTTTTAGGAATTGCATATTTTTGCCGGGGTCAGATCCTTTTCCCCTTTAATATTGCCTGTCCCTAAATTCTCTGAATCTCATTAGTTAGTTTTTTCTAACAACAAGGTTAGTTTACACTAACTTCCAGGATTTGTCAATAACAATAATCATTATTATATTATAGCTGCAGCTATTTAGGCAGGACCCTTCGGTGGTAACACAGCTTTCCCCTCTCCATATAGACAATTTCATCCGCTGCCTCGGCAATAAAATCCATATCGTGCGTAATCAGCAGAATACACCTGCCCCCTTTTGCCAAATGTTTGAAAAGACTGGCTGTGAGGCGCATATGATATCCGTCCAGGCCGCTTGTAGGTTCGTCAAATACCAACAGTCTTTTTTGGCTTGCCGCTGCAAGCGCCAGCAAAAGACGCTGTTTCTGGCCACCAGATAACGAGGCAGGATGGCGGTTTTGAAAACTTTCCATTCCCACCTTTCCCAGCCAGTCAAGTGCAGTTTCTCTAAGAAAGGCAGTTTCCCTTCTTCCAATCCAGAACTCATCAAAAACAGTCGGCGCATATAGCTGATAATCCGAATCCTGCTGCACAAAAAAAGTATTTTTTATGCGCTGCTTTCGTTTCAGGTATTCCCCCTCCATACAGACGGTTCCCATAGTTTTGTACAATCCTGTGATACTTCTGCACAGAGTCGATTTTCCTGCGCCATTGGGACCTGTAATTGCCAGTATTTTCCCATTTGCGGCAGAAAAAGAAACGGACTCCAAAATCTGCCGTCCCTCCAGCATACAGGAGATCTCAGAAACCTGCAGCATATGCTCCGGTTTTTGCCCAAAAGCGCCTCCCGCCTGAAAATCAGGCGCGGTAAAGAAACGCATTCCCATCTCTGCCAACTGCCCGTCACAAAGCTTTAGTGCGTCTTTGCGTCTGTAAATCTTAGAAATTTCTCCGTTCTCCATAAACACCAGCCGGTCAAAAGAATCCCTGACATAGTGAAAACGGTGCTCTGACAGGATAATCGTATGTCCTGCCTCTTTCAGCCTGTAAAGCAGGATTCCAAGGCGCATCATGGCCTCGCTGTCCAGATTAGCTGAGGGTTCGTCCATCACAATCACCTTCGGTTCCATGGCACAGACAGATGCAATGGCAACAAGCTGTTTTTCACCGCTGGACAAGGGAAATATCCTCCGGTCCAGCAGTCTCTCGATATGCATACTTTCACAAACCGATTTCACACGCTGGTGCATGACGGCACGGTCCAGGGGAATATTCTCCATCCCAAGCACAATCTCGTCTGTAGTATCCGTGGCGAAAAACTGGCTCCTTGGATCCTGGAATACGCTTCCTACAATCGTACCTAACTGATGGATTGGCATTTCCAGGGCGTTTTGTCCGCTCAAAAGATACTCCCCCTCCAGCTTTCCCGGATAGAACTGGGGACACAGTCCATTTAGCACCCGCAGCAGCGTTGTTTTCCCGCAGCCGCTTTTACCTGCCAGGAGAATCAGCTCCCCTTTCTGTACTTTCAGGCTGACCTGACAAAGCTGCCCCCTTCCCTCGCTGCTGTTATTATAAATAAATGAGAGGTCCTTTAATTCAATCATAATATGCCACCCCGCTCAAAGCTAAAAATGATTCCCGCCGCAAAAGCCATTCCGCCAGAGAGGACCGCGTCTTTCCGGGTGAACCTCACTTCCCTGTAACTCACCGTTTCTCCCGAAAAACGTACGCCCCGTACAGTCATAGAAGCTGACAGTTCTTCCGCAACCTTAGTTGTCCGCAGAATCAACGGAATCAGGATATATTCTACTGTGGAGGGCAGGTGAAAAAGGGTATGGAACACACCGGTCCCGATTCCCCTGAACCGCTGGGAAGAGCGGATGGCCTGGTACTCCCCCGAAATAGTCGGGAAAAACCGCAGCAAAACAGCTACCGCAATGCCTGCAGCCTTTGGCAAATGCCATTTCTGCAGCGCCGCCAGCAAAGCGCCAGTGGAACTTCGTGCCAGGCAGGCTGCAAAGGAAAGAGGAACCAGCGCTTTCCGCCCCAAAATCCCTATACTTGACAGCATGGAACTGACGGAAAAAACAATCTGACTTTCCACCATCCTGATCCCCAGCCAGGCAATCCCTGTAAAAAGCAGATAATAAACGGCACAGAATGCCGCACGATCCGCTCCTTTTGTAAAAAGGTGAATTAAAATGCAGCATAAAAGCACACAGAAACCTCCAGTTTCAGAGTGAATCAAAATAACAGAAGCCGCTCCCGTCAGACAGAGCAGAATCCATGTGCGCGGATCCGGCCAAAAACGTCCCTGCTTCGCTGCATCCATCACACAACCCCTGCAGGCCTGAAATGTTTCCCAAGCATTTTTAAACCCAGCAGATAACCGGCAACAGACAAAACGGCAGCTATAGACAGTGCAATGGCAATATTCGGCGGCGACAGCCAGAATCCCTCGATGGCTGCCAGCGCTGCATCTGCGGACGCCTCATCCATCCCCATATCCACATAAGTCTGTACCATACTGTCCCGGAATAAAAGAAGCGTCAATGTACTTCCCATAGAGTTCAGCATCCATGTAAGGGCATGGGGAATCGCCTGGCGCACATTTTTTCCATATCCCCCCAGCATAATCAGTTCATTGACCACTGCCAATATGGTAAAAAACAGAAATACATAGACACTGCCGGAAAACAGAAAATACAGTCCATACACAAAAGGAATCATAAATTGGGTTCCGATTTTGGGGCATTTTTTGACAAGCAGTACATAGATGATGCCATTGACCAGTCCCGCAAGGCCCGGAACAAGAAAATACACAAGCTGCAGATTTGCGGCAAAGGGCATGGCAATTACAATACCGATCACAGTTTCCACGCAGGCCAGCAGCAGCACGATTACAAATTCTTTTAAGCTTAAAAATTTAGTCTGTTTCATTTGATTTCCTCCTAAGATTGTTTGAATGTATAACTTTCCGCCTGATTCTGTAATTTCCACAGCCGGGCATACAGCCCCTCCTGCCGGGCAAGCAGGCTATGAGTGCCCTTCTGTACAATTTTCCCATCCCGAAGAACAACAATCTGCTCCGCTGCCCGCACAGTCTTTAAACGATGGGCGATCATCACAACGGTACGTTCTCTGGAGATTTCATCCAACGCTTTCTGCACCATCGCTTCATTGTCAGCGTCCAGAGATGCGGTCGGTTCGTCCAGAAGCAGAATCGGAACAT of the Luxibacter massiliensis genome contains:
- a CDS encoding ABC transporter ATP-binding protein; its protein translation is MIELKDLSFIYNNSSEGRGQLCQVSLKVQKGELILLAGKSGCGKTTLLRVLNGLCPQFYPGKLEGEYLLSGQNALEMPIHQLGTIVGSVFQDPRSQFFATDTTDEIVLGMENIPLDRAVMHQRVKSVCESMHIERLLDRRIFPLSSGEKQLVAIASVCAMEPKVIVMDEPSANLDSEAMMRLGILLYRLKEAGHTIILSEHRFHYVRDSFDRLVFMENGEISKIYRRKDALKLCDGQLAEMGMRFFTAPDFQAGGAFGQKPEHMLQVSEISCMLEGRQILESVSFSAANGKILAITGPNGAGKSTLCRSITGLYKTMGTVCMEGEYLKRKQRIKNTFFVQQDSDYQLYAPTVFDEFWIGRRETAFLRETALDWLGKVGMESFQNRHPASLSGGQKQRLLLALAAASQKRLLVFDEPTSGLDGYHMRLTASLFKHLAKGGRCILLITHDMDFIAEAADEIVYMERGKLCYHRRVLPK
- a CDS encoding MptD family putative ECF transporter S component, which gives rise to MKQTKFLSLKEFVIVLLLACVETVIGIVIAMPFAANLQLVYFLVPGLAGLVNGIIYVLLVKKCPKIGTQFMIPFVYGLYFLFSGSVYVFLFFTILAVVNELIMLGGYGKNVRQAIPHALTWMLNSMGSTLTLLLFRDSMVQTYVDMGMDEASADAALAAIEGFWLSPPNIAIALSIAAVLSVAGYLLGLKMLGKHFRPAGVV
- a CDS encoding energy-coupling factor transporter transmembrane component T family protein; the protein is MDAAKQGRFWPDPRTWILLCLTGAASVILIHSETGGFCVLLCCILIHLFTKGADRAAFCAVYYLLFTGIAWLGIRMVESQIVFSVSSMLSSIGILGRKALVPLSFAACLARSSTGALLAALQKWHLPKAAGIAVAVLLRFFPTISGEYQAIRSSQRFRGIGTGVFHTLFHLPSTVEYILIPLILRTTKVAEELSASMTVRGVRFSGETVSYREVRFTRKDAVLSGGMAFAAGIIFSFERGGIL
- the ahpC gene encoding alkyl hydroperoxide reductase subunit C; protein product: MSMINKEVNNFEVQAFWGGEFKTVRKEDILGKWSVFFFYPADFTFVCPTELEDLANKYEEFQKIGCEIYSVSCDSHFVHKAWHDASKTIQKINYPMLADPTGALARDFDVMIESDGMAERGSFIVNPEGKIVAYEVIAGNVGRNADELFRRVQASQFVAEHGDQVCPAKWQPGAETLKPSLDLVGLL